AACTTACTACAAGACACCATTTACCATATTAATCCGACCGGAAATTTCGTAATAGGCGGACCGCACGGCGATGCCGGACTGACAGGGCGTAAAATTATTGTGGATACCTACGGAGGACGAGGAGCACACGGAGGTGGAGCTTTTTCTGGTAAAGACTCTAGCAAAGTAGACCGAAGCGCAGCTTACGCAGCCCGACATATTGCCAAGAATTTAGTAGCGGCTGGAGTAGCCAACGAAGTGTTAGTGCAGGTAGCCTACGCTATTGGAGTGGCCGATCCGGTATCGCTGCTGGTAGATACCTACGGTACCGCCCAGATAGATAAATCAGATGCAGAAATTGCTGAGATTACGCGCGAGCTATTTGATATGCGCCCGAAGGCCATTGTAGAACGGTTTGGCTTGAAGCAGCCTATTTTCTCACCTACGGCGGCTTACGGGCACATGGGCCGGGAACCCTACGAGGGCGAAGTAGCCATTGAAGTGATAGAGGTACAGCAAGAAGGAAACGTTAACCGAACGGTTAACACTAAAATTAACAAGAGCGTAAGCTTTTTCGGCTGGGAAAAGCTAGACTATGTGGATAAAATCAAAGCAGCATTTGGTATTTAAGCACTACAGGTTGGTAGCCGCCAACCTTGTTAGGTAGCACCTTGCCTACGCTTCGTTTTTTTTCTCCGTATGAAATAAAAAAGGATTTGGCTTCACCCAAATCCTTTTTTCTGGTTTAATACGCGGATTGTTTCTCTTTATGTTTTTTCAGTTGTCGTTTTAAAACCTCCACTGCATTGTCAGCAGCGGCTTCAAAAGAATCGCTCTGCTCTTTCACAAAAAGCTGGTTGCCCGGAATATTAAGTTTGATTTCCACGATCTTATTATCAACCGCTTCACCATTCTCGAGTTTTAGAAATACCTCTCCGTCTACTATTCGTTCGTAAATAGCTTCTAGCTTATCAACTTTTCGCTGAACGAAATCAATCAATTTAGAGTCAGCGTCGAAATGGACGGCATGCACTTGTAGCTTCATATCAAATAGGGTTAAGTAAAAAATACTTTATCTATCCAACTACTTTTACGTAAGAAGGATTTAAGAAATCTAAATTTCGGAAAAAATTAGGCTTTTGGATGAGCTTGCTTGAATATTTTTTTCAGCTGCTCAGTAGAATTGTGGGTGTACACCTGAGTGGCGGCGAGCGTTGCGTGCCCCAGCAGATCCTTAATGGCGTGCAGGTCAGCACCATTGTCTAGTAAATGGGTAGCAAACGTGTGACGCATTACGTGCGGGCTTCGCTTATCAATGGTAGTATACTGATCCAAATATTTTCGCACCGTGCGGTAGACCATCATGGGGTACAATTGGTCGCCCTTGTTGGTGACCAGCAGAAAATGGCTATTGCTATCGCCAGCAAAAAATTCGCATTTTGCTTTTACGTAATGTTCTATTAACGTAGCTATACTTTTCGGAAAGGGAATAATACGCTCTTTAGCTCCTTTACCACGCACCTTCAAGGTAGCATCAGATAAATTTACCAGATCAGTTTCCAGATTAATCAATTCCGATAGGCGGATACCCGCTCCGTAAAAAAGCTCTAAAATCAGACGGTCGCGGTAACCTGGAAAATCTTTAGTGAATTTACACTGCTCGAGTAGTTCAAACAGATCATTATTCTGCACAAAATGCGGTAGCGGATAGTTTGCTTTTAACGCTCGCACTTTATGCGTGGGGTTCTGTTTAATATACTCCCGCTGCTGAAGAAATTTGTAGTAAGATCGCAGCGTGCTAATTTTTCGATTAATTGAGCGGGCCGTATTTTGCTTGTTAGCCAAATCCACAATCCAGGCTCGAATCTCTTGGTGATCGGCTTTTTCGGTAGGCAAACCAGGTGCGTGATGCTTCAAGAAAGCATGAAACTGTAATAAGTCGGTATGGTAAGACGTAATGGTATGCGGACTGGCTCGCTTCTCGTAGGTCAAAAACTTAACAAACGTATCAATCATAAAAAAAAGGGCTAATGCCCTGAATATAAGAAAAAAACCAGCAAGTACATTACTTCCTAGCCATTTTCCATAGACTGCATACGCTGACGATAAGCGGCTTTGATTCGCTCAGTGCGACGAGATACCGAAGGCTTCTCATAGTGAGTGCGCGAGCGTAGCTCACGAAGTGTACCAGTTTTCTCAAATTTTTTCTTAAATCGCTTGAGCGCGCGATCAATTGATTCGTTTTCTTTTACATTTACAGTAATCATAAAATATTTTTTATTTTCGCGATTCTTTAACAAGTTTGCAAACTTACTAAATGATTCTAAGTCAGACAATGCTTTTACATTAAACTAACTTAGAACCTGGTCTAAATAACACTGTATACCGTAATAAGGTTCTTCGCAGTGGTAGTCACTTGTCAATAAATCGCTTTTTGTTTAATTAAATTATTGAAATAATATAATTTTATTACATTTTTAATATATTTGCAGTATACCATCTTTGTTTATAAACTAAACTATAAAAACTTATGAAGTTAGCAGTAGTAGGAACAGGGTACGTTGGTCTAGTAACCGGAACATGTTTTGCCGAAACGGGCAATACCGTCACCTGTGTTGATATTGATGAGAGAAAAGTAACTAAGCTAAGAAATGGCGAAATTCCGATTTATGAGCCTGGTCTAGATGCCCTTTTTGATCGTAATATTAAGCAAGGCCGCCTTCATTTTACCACCAATCTGAAAGAAGGTATTGAAGGAGCCAAAGTTATTTTCTTAGCACTACCTACTCCTCCCGGTGAAGACGGCTCGGCCGATCTACAGTACGTGCTAAAAGTAGCTTCTGATTTAGGTCCTCTTTTAGAAGACTACACTGTGATTGTAGACAAAAGCACCGTTCCGGTAGGTACTGCCGAGAAAGTACGGGCTAAGATTGCCGAAAAAGCTAAGGTAGACTTCAACGTAGTATCCAATCCTGAATTTTTGCGAGAAGGGGTAGCAGTAGAAGACTTTATGAAGCCTGACCGCGTAGTTGTAGGAACGAATTCGCCTAAAGCGCAGGATGTTATGGATAAGCTCTACGCTCCAATGGTGCGACAAGGTAACCCGGTAATCTTTATGGATGAGGCTTCGGCAGAACTTACTAAGTACGCTGCTAACTCATTCTTGGCTACCAAAATTACGTTCATGAACGAGATTGCCAACCTATGCGAATTGCTAGGGGCTGATGTAGACATGGTACGCAAAGGTATTGGTACCGACACTCGAATTGGGAAGCGATTTTTATTTGCGGGTATTGGCTACGGCGGAAGTTGCTTTCCTAAAGATGTACAAGCACTAGCCAAATCAGCCAAAGATGCCGACTACAACTTCAAAATTTTAAACTCAGTAATGGATATCAACAAAGGCCAAAAGACTCGCCTTATTGATAAAGCTAAGCAGTACTACGGTGGTGATTTAAATGGTAAAACGATCGCTATTTGGGGATTAGCCTTCAAGCCTTACACTGACGATATCCGAGAGGCTCCTGCATTGTACAACATAGAGCAACTGCTAGAAGCCGGAGCAAAAGTAAAGGTATATGACCCCGAGGCTATGAAAAATGTGCGGGAGATTGTAGGCGATAAAATTGAGTACTGTGTAGATGAGTACCATGCGGCCGAGCAAGCCGATACTATCTTCATCATGACTGAGTGGCCCATTTTCCGTACACCAGATTTCGAGAAACTTTCGTCAATTCTGAAAGGAAAGGTTATCTTTGACGGCAGAAACCTTTATGAACCAGATGCTATGAAAGAACTCGGTTTTGTGTACTATAGCATCGGAAGAAAAGACATTCATGAGTAAAAAACGAATATTGATTACAGGGGGAGCCGGATTTCTCGGCTCCCACCTTTGTGAACGTTTCCTGAAAGAGGGCTACTACGTCATTGCGATGGACAACCTGATTACCGGAAACATCAAAAATATTGAACACCTTATGCATTGCTCTGATTTCGAGTACTATCACAGCGATGTTTCTAATTATGTGCATGTCTCGGGCGACCTAGACTATATTTTGCACTTTGCCTCCCCTGCCAGTCCTATCGACTACCTACAGATGCCGATCCAAACGCTGAAGGTAGGTTCGTTGGGAACGCATAACTGTCTGGGACTAGCCCGAGCCAAAAATGCCCGCATTCTGGTGGCTTCCACTTCAGAGGTATACGGCGATCCTAATGTTCATCCTCAGCCCGAAACCTACTGGGGCAACGTGAACCCAATTGGCCCTCGGGGGGTTTATGATGAGGCTAAGCGGTTTCAAGAAGCCATTACAATGGCCTATCATACGTACCATAAGTTGGAAACCCGGATTATCCGAATTTTCAATACCTACGGTCCGCGTATGCGCTTAAATGATGGTCGAGCACTGCCTGCTTTCTTAGGACAAGCTCTACGCGGACAAGATATCACCGTGTTTGGTGATGGTTCCCAGACTCGCTCCTTTTGCTACGTAGACGACTTGGTGGAAGGCATTTATCGTTTGCTTCTGAGCGACTATCCGCACCCTGTAAACATTGGTAATCCTGACGAAATCAGCATCAAAGATTTTGCGGAAGAAATTATCAAATTAACCGGTACCGATCAGAAAATTGTGTACAAACCGCTACCGAAAGATGACCCTATGCAACGTAAGCCGGATATTTCCCGTGCCAAAGAAATCTTAGGCTGGGAACCTAAAGTGTCCCGCGCCGAAGGGCTGAAGATTACCTACGAATATTATAAAGAGCGAGCGTAGCCGAAAGCGGCCGTTATTAGCTACGCTAATTGCTTCCGATACATCTGAATAGTATTCTCTAATCCGTAGTAGAGTGCGTCGCAGACCAATGCGTGACCAATAGAGACCTCATTCATAAAAGGAATTTTCTCTTTTAGATAGGCTAAGTTTTTTAGGTCTAGATCGTGCCCAGCGTTAATTCCTAAACCCAGCTCTTGGGCTCTATTGGCAGCACTTACGTAAGAGCCAACTGCTTTCTCTCGATCTTTGGAATAGTAACTAGCGTAAGGCTCGGTATATAATTCAATGCGGTCGGTGCCTACTGAAGATGCCCCTTCTACAATTTTTACGTCGGGGTCTACGAAAATAGACGTTCTCACCCCCCATTCTTTAATTTGAGCGATAATGTCTTTTAGAAAATCAACTCGCTCCACAGTATCCCAGCCTGCGTTTGATGTGAGCACGTGCGGAGGATCAGGAACTAACGTGGCCTGGGTGGGTCGTACTTTCTCAATAATCTCTAAATACCGCGCATCAGGATAGCCCTCAATATTAAATTCGGTAGTTACTACATCCTTTAGTTGCATCACGTCATCGTAACGGATATGCCGCTCATCAGGTCGGGGATGCACCGTAATTCCCTGAGCACCAAACCGCTCAGCATCTTTGGCTACTTGCGTCACGCTAGGGTTATTTCCTCCGCGGGCATTACGCAACGTAGCAATTTTATTGATGTTTACGCTTAACTTCGTCATTACTTCAAATTTACGTATACTTGAAATCAATAATGAGTAGTGATTGATGAATAATGAATAATGTTCAGTGCTTCGTGGTACAAGCATCTATATTAGTCATCAGTCATCAGTCATCAGTCATCAGTCATCAGTCATCAAAGATCCATAACTTTATCAACTTAGCAAAGAGATATGAGCCTTAAACAGCAAGTAGAAGCCGACCTAAAAGAAGCCATGCGGGCCAAAGACCAAGATACATTGCGAGCCCTGCGAGGCATTAAATCTATGATTCTTCTGGCCGAAACTGAAAAAGGGGCTGAAGGTGAGCTTACCGAAGCTACTGAAATGCAATTACTTACTAAAGCCGCCAAGCAACGGAAAGAATCGTTGGAAACTTTTCAGCAGCAGGGGCGGGATGATCTAGCGGAGAAAGAGCAAGCCGAGCTAGAGGTTATTAACCGTTATTTGCCTCAGCCTATGACCGAAGAAGAAATAAAACAGGCTCTCCAAAAAATTATTCAGGAAGAGGGAGCCTCGGGAATGAAAGACATGGGAAGGGTAATGGGACGCGCTTCTAAGGACCTAGCGGGGCGCGCCGATGGAAAAACAATGTCTACTATTGTCCGACAACTTCTAGCTTAGTAAGTGTGACTGGCTGGGATTGGGCACTGGTTGTTATTCTTTTTTTGGGGGCGTACCGAGGATACAAAAAAGGTATTCTGTTGGAGGTAATTGCCATTATTGGCTTTGTAGTGGCTATCATTGCTGCGTTGCACCTTCTGCCCCAATCTACTGCTTGGCTAACTGACCAGTTTGGTTCGGAAAGCAACGTGCTGCCCATACTAGCGTTTCTGCTAACGTTTATCGTAATTGTTGTGGTAGCTACTATGCTGGGGCGACTGCTTAAAAGCGTTATTCATCTCACTCCCTTTGGTTTTGCTGATGAAATACTTGGTGCCGCTTTGGGAGCTATAAAGTGGGCGTTTATCCTAAGTTTACTTTTAGCCGGTCTGGATTGGGCAGAAATAGAGATAGAATCACTCAACAGTGGTCAGCTTTACGGATTATTGCGCCCGTTCTCTTCAGTAGTAATCGATCAGATTATTCTGTGGTTTCCGGCGGTGGAGGAGATGGTGAAAACTATTGACAACTTTTTTAAAGAAAAACAGTCTTTATCATTACATTAAGCTCACGAAAATCAAGATTGGTAAACGTATTGCCCTACATTTTATGTTTACTTCAAGTAATGACCTTTAATTTATGAATTATCAGATACACGAGAAAAATGGCTATCGGTACGTAGATGAAGGGGAAGGTGAGATTATGTTGCTGCTGCACGGTTTATTTGGTGCGCTGAGCAATTGGGCGGGAGTGGTAGAACGCTTTAAGCATCAGTACCGCGTACTCATTCCGATGCTGCCGGTTTACGACATGCCCGTACGCAAGGCGGGCTTAGGTGGGCTGCATACTTACGTAGAAAAATTTGTTGCTGAGATGAATATTCGCGACCTAACGGTAATGGGAAATTCACTGGGTGGGCATATCGGACTTATTTTTACCATTTCAAACCAAGACTTGGTAAAACAATTAATTCTGACCGGTAGCTCCGGTTTGTTTGAGAATTCTATGGGTGGGTCATTCCCCAAACGAGGGAATTACGAATATATCAAAGAGCGGGTAGAGTATACTTTCTACGACCCAACTACCATCAGTAAAGAATACATTGACGAGATTTTTGAAACCGTAAGTAGCATTCCCAAGTGTATGTCTATTGTGCAAATCGCTAAGTCTGCCCAACGGCATAATATGGCCGACAAACTTCATCTGATTGAAGTACCAACACTGCTTATTTGGGGGTT
This region of Tunicatimonas pelagia genomic DNA includes:
- the hpf gene encoding ribosome hibernation-promoting factor, HPF/YfiA family; the encoded protein is MKLQVHAVHFDADSKLIDFVQRKVDKLEAIYERIVDGEVFLKLENGEAVDNKIVEIKLNIPGNQLFVKEQSDSFEAAADNAVEVLKRQLKKHKEKQSAY
- a CDS encoding tyrosine-type recombinase/integrase translates to MIDTFVKFLTYEKRASPHTITSYHTDLLQFHAFLKHHAPGLPTEKADHQEIRAWIVDLANKQNTARSINRKISTLRSYYKFLQQREYIKQNPTHKVRALKANYPLPHFVQNNDLFELLEQCKFTKDFPGYRDRLILELFYGAGIRLSELINLETDLVNLSDATLKVRGKGAKERIIPFPKSIATLIEHYVKAKCEFFAGDSNSHFLLVTNKGDQLYPMMVYRTVRKYLDQYTTIDKRSPHVMRHTFATHLLDNGADLHAIKDLLGHATLAATQVYTHNSTEQLKKIFKQAHPKA
- the rpsU gene encoding 30S ribosomal protein S21, yielding MITVNVKENESIDRALKRFKKKFEKTGTLRELRSRTHYEKPSVSRRTERIKAAYRQRMQSMENG
- a CDS encoding UDP-glucose dehydrogenase family protein; the encoded protein is MKLAVVGTGYVGLVTGTCFAETGNTVTCVDIDERKVTKLRNGEIPIYEPGLDALFDRNIKQGRLHFTTNLKEGIEGAKVIFLALPTPPGEDGSADLQYVLKVASDLGPLLEDYTVIVDKSTVPVGTAEKVRAKIAEKAKVDFNVVSNPEFLREGVAVEDFMKPDRVVVGTNSPKAQDVMDKLYAPMVRQGNPVIFMDEASAELTKYAANSFLATKITFMNEIANLCELLGADVDMVRKGIGTDTRIGKRFLFAGIGYGGSCFPKDVQALAKSAKDADYNFKILNSVMDINKGQKTRLIDKAKQYYGGDLNGKTIAIWGLAFKPYTDDIREAPALYNIEQLLEAGAKVKVYDPEAMKNVREIVGDKIEYCVDEYHAAEQADTIFIMTEWPIFRTPDFEKLSSILKGKVIFDGRNLYEPDAMKELGFVYYSIGRKDIHE
- a CDS encoding UDP-glucuronic acid decarboxylase family protein, yielding MSKKRILITGGAGFLGSHLCERFLKEGYYVIAMDNLITGNIKNIEHLMHCSDFEYYHSDVSNYVHVSGDLDYILHFASPASPIDYLQMPIQTLKVGSLGTHNCLGLARAKNARILVASTSEVYGDPNVHPQPETYWGNVNPIGPRGVYDEAKRFQEAITMAYHTYHKLETRIIRIFNTYGPRMRLNDGRALPAFLGQALRGQDITVFGDGSQTRSFCYVDDLVEGIYRLLLSDYPHPVNIGNPDEISIKDFAEEIIKLTGTDQKIVYKPLPKDDPMQRKPDISRAKEILGWEPKVSRAEGLKITYEYYKERA
- a CDS encoding pyridoxine 5'-phosphate synthase, producing MTKLSVNINKIATLRNARGGNNPSVTQVAKDAERFGAQGITVHPRPDERHIRYDDVMQLKDVVTTEFNIEGYPDARYLEIIEKVRPTQATLVPDPPHVLTSNAGWDTVERVDFLKDIIAQIKEWGVRTSIFVDPDVKIVEGASSVGTDRIELYTEPYASYYSKDREKAVGSYVSAANRAQELGLGINAGHDLDLKNLAYLKEKIPFMNEVSIGHALVCDALYYGLENTIQMYRKQLA
- a CDS encoding GatB/YqeY domain-containing protein, with translation MSLKQQVEADLKEAMRAKDQDTLRALRGIKSMILLAETEKGAEGELTEATEMQLLTKAAKQRKESLETFQQQGRDDLAEKEQAELEVINRYLPQPMTEEEIKQALQKIIQEEGASGMKDMGRVMGRASKDLAGRADGKTMSTIVRQLLA
- a CDS encoding CvpA family protein; translated protein: MTGWDWALVVILFLGAYRGYKKGILLEVIAIIGFVVAIIAALHLLPQSTAWLTDQFGSESNVLPILAFLLTFIVIVVVATMLGRLLKSVIHLTPFGFADEILGAALGAIKWAFILSLLLAGLDWAEIEIESLNSGQLYGLLRPFSSVVIDQIILWFPAVEEMVKTIDNFFKEKQSLSLH
- a CDS encoding alpha/beta fold hydrolase, encoding MNYQIHEKNGYRYVDEGEGEIMLLLHGLFGALSNWAGVVERFKHQYRVLIPMLPVYDMPVRKAGLGGLHTYVEKFVAEMNIRDLTVMGNSLGGHIGLIFTISNQDLVKQLILTGSSGLFENSMGGSFPKRGNYEYIKERVEYTFYDPTTISKEYIDEIFETVSSIPKCMSIVQIAKSAQRHNMADKLHLIEVPTLLIWGLNDTITPPIAAHDFNRLLPNSTLRFIDHCCHAPMMEQPEKFNAVLSEFLEEPSYV